A stretch of Rhea pennata isolate bPtePen1 chromosome 18, bPtePen1.pri, whole genome shotgun sequence DNA encodes these proteins:
- the GSN gene encoding gelsolin isoform X1, which produces MLFKLQCKQDFSYIFLTIFCTMALKLNCVSSVSVAGLGYILTAAVVLSAVPVSMVEHAEFLKAGKEPGLQIWRIEKFDLVPVPKNLYGDFFTGDSYLVLNTIKQRNGNLQYDLHFWLGDESSQDERGAAAIFTVQMDDYLQGKAVQHREVQGHESSTFLGYFKSGIKYKAGGVASGFRHVVPNEVTVQRLLQVKGKRTVRATEVPVTWESFNTGDCFILDLGSDIYQWCGSNSNRHERLKATVLAKGIRDNERSGRAKVYVVEDGSEREEMLQVLGPKPSLPLGVSDETKTDTANRKLAKLYKVSNGAGNMAVSLVADENPFSQAALNTDDCFILDHGTDGKIFVWKGKGANSEEKKAALKTASEFIEKMGYPKHTQVQVLPESGETPLFKQFFKNWRDKDQTEGLGQAYISGHVAKIEKVPFDAATLHTSKAMAAQHGMEDDGSGRKQIWRIEGSEKVPVDPSKYGQFYGGDSYIILYNYQHAGKQGQIIYTWQGADSTQDEITTAAFLTVQLDEELGGSPVQKRVVQGKEPPHLMSMFGGKPLIVYKGGTSREGGQTAPAQTRLFQVRSSTSGATRAVELDPTASELNSNDAFVLKTPSTAYLWVGQGASNAEKSGAQELLKILGARPVQISEGREPDNFWAALGGKTAYRTSPRLKDKKMDAHPPRLFACSNKSGRFLIEEVPGDLIQDDLATDDVMILDTWDQVFVWIGKDAQEEEKTEALKSAKRYIETDPASRDKRTPVTLIKQGFEPPTFSGWFLGWDDDYWSVDPLQRAMADVDV; this is translated from the exons ATGCTATTTAAGTTGCAGTGCAAACAAGACTTCAGTTATATATTTCTCACCATTTTTTGCACAATGGCTCTGAAGCTGAACTGTGTAAGCTCCGTGTCTGTTGCAGGGCTTGGATATATCCTTACAGCAGCTGTTGTGCTTTCAGCTGTG CCTGTCAGCATGGTGGAGCACGCTGAGTTTTTGAAGGCTGGGAAGGAACCTGGCCTTCAGATCTGGAGGATTGAGAAATTTGATTTGGTACCGGTGCCAAAAAATCTGTATGGAGACTTCTTCACAGGAGATTCCTATCTTGTGCTGAACACCATCAAACAGCGAAATGGGAACCTCCAGTACGACTTGCATTTCTGGTTAG gAGATGAAAGCTCTCAAGATGAACGTGGGGCAGCTGCCATATTCACTGTCCAGATGGATGACTACCTTCAAGGGAAGGCTGTCCAGCATCGGGAAGTGCAAGGCCATGAGTCCTCAACTTTCCTGGGGTACTTCAAATCTGGCATCAAGTACAAG gCTGGTGGCGTGGCTTCTGGCTTCAGGCACGTGGTTCCCAATGAAGTAACTGTCCAGAGGCTTCTTCAAGTCAAAGGCAAGCGAACAGTCCGAGCAACTGAGGTCCCTGTGACCTGGGAGAGCTTCAACACTGGGGATTGTTTCATCCTTGACCTTGGTAGT gaCATCTATCAGTGGTGTGGCTCCAACAGCAACCGCCATGAACGGCTGAAGGCCACTGTGCTGGCCAAGGGAATTCGGGACAACGAGCGGAGCGGCCGGGCCAAAGTCTATGTTGTAGAGGATGGATCAGAGCGGGAGGAAATGCTTCAG GTTCTGGGACCAAAGCCCAGTTTGCCACTGGGAGTTTCTGATGAAACCAAAACTGATACAGCCAATAGAAAGCTGGCTAAGCTCTATAAG GTCTCCAATGGAGCAGGGAACATGGCAGTCTCTCTGGTGGCGGATGAGAACCCCTTCTCTCAGGCAGCCCTGAATACAGATGACTGCTTCATTCTGGACCATGGCACAGATGGAAAGATCTTTGTTTGGAAAG GAAAGGGTGCCAAttctgaagagaagaaagcagccCTGAAAACTGCTTCAGAATTCATTGAAAAGATGGGTTATCCCAAACATACTCAG GTCCAAGTCCTCCCTGAGAGTGGTGAGACACCTTTGTTTAAGCAATTTTTCAAGAACTGGCGGGACAAGGACCAGACAGAAGGACTGGGGCAGGCTTACATTTCTGGTCACGTTGCCAAGATCGAGAAGGTACCTTTTGATGCTGCCACTCTGCACACCTCCAAGGCCatggcagcccagcatgggaTGGAAGATGATGGCTCTGGCAGGAAACAG ATCTGGAGAATAGAAGGCTCAGAGAAAGTGCCAGTGGATCCGTCAAAGTATGGCCAGTTCTACGGTGGGGATAGCTATATTATCTTGTACAACTACCAGCATGCTGGAAAACAGGGACAGATTATCTACACTTG GCAGGGTGCTGATTCCACCCAAGATGAAATTACAACTGCTGCATTCCTCACAGTACAGTTGGATGAGGAGCTGGGAGGCAGCCCTGTACAg aaACGAGTAGTGCAAGGAAAAGAGCCACCTCATCTGATGAGCATGTTTGGTGGAAAGCCCCTGATTGTTTATAAGGGTGGCACCTCTAGGGAAGGAGGCCAGACAGCACCTGCACAAACACGGCTGTTCCAGGTCCGATCCAGCACCTCAGGAGCTACCAGAGCAGTAGAG ctggATCCTACTGCCAGTGAGCTAAACTCCAATGATGCCTTTGTCCTGAAGACTCCCTCTACTGCTTACCTTTGGGTTGGCCAAGGTGCCAGCAATGCTGAAAAATCAGGAGCACAAGAGCTGCTGAAGATTCTTGGAGCTCGCCCAGTACAGATTTCTGAGGGCAGAGAGCCAG ataATTTCTGGGCTGCTTTGGGTGGCAAAACTGCCTACCGTACCTCTCCCAGGCTGAAGGACAAGAAGATGGATGCTCACCCCCCTCGTCTTTTTGCATGCTCCAACAAAAGTGGGCGCTTCCTT ATTGAAGAAGTTCCTGGGGATCTGATTCAGGATGACCTTGCTACAGATGATGTTATGATCCTTGACACGTGGGACCAG GTCTTTGTATGGATTGGAAAGGATgcacaggaagaggaaaagactgAGGCCTTGAAATCTG CTAAACGATACATTGAGACTGATCCTGCCAGCCGAGACAAGAGAACTCCAGTCACACTTATTAAGCAAGGGTTTGAGCCTCCCACCTTCTCTGGCTGGTTCCTGGGCTGGGATGATGACTACTGGTCTGTTGATCCTCTACAGAGAGCAATGGCAGATGTGGATGTCTAA
- the GSN gene encoding gelsolin isoform X2 encodes MGMTCFKEASLPVSMVEHAEFLKAGKEPGLQIWRIEKFDLVPVPKNLYGDFFTGDSYLVLNTIKQRNGNLQYDLHFWLGDESSQDERGAAAIFTVQMDDYLQGKAVQHREVQGHESSTFLGYFKSGIKYKAGGVASGFRHVVPNEVTVQRLLQVKGKRTVRATEVPVTWESFNTGDCFILDLGSDIYQWCGSNSNRHERLKATVLAKGIRDNERSGRAKVYVVEDGSEREEMLQVLGPKPSLPLGVSDETKTDTANRKLAKLYKVSNGAGNMAVSLVADENPFSQAALNTDDCFILDHGTDGKIFVWKGKGANSEEKKAALKTASEFIEKMGYPKHTQVQVLPESGETPLFKQFFKNWRDKDQTEGLGQAYISGHVAKIEKVPFDAATLHTSKAMAAQHGMEDDGSGRKQIWRIEGSEKVPVDPSKYGQFYGGDSYIILYNYQHAGKQGQIIYTWQGADSTQDEITTAAFLTVQLDEELGGSPVQKRVVQGKEPPHLMSMFGGKPLIVYKGGTSREGGQTAPAQTRLFQVRSSTSGATRAVELDPTASELNSNDAFVLKTPSTAYLWVGQGASNAEKSGAQELLKILGARPVQISEGREPDNFWAALGGKTAYRTSPRLKDKKMDAHPPRLFACSNKSGRFLIEEVPGDLIQDDLATDDVMILDTWDQVFVWIGKDAQEEEKTEALKSAKRYIETDPASRDKRTPVTLIKQGFEPPTFSGWFLGWDDDYWSVDPLQRAMADVDV; translated from the exons CCTGTCAGCATGGTGGAGCACGCTGAGTTTTTGAAGGCTGGGAAGGAACCTGGCCTTCAGATCTGGAGGATTGAGAAATTTGATTTGGTACCGGTGCCAAAAAATCTGTATGGAGACTTCTTCACAGGAGATTCCTATCTTGTGCTGAACACCATCAAACAGCGAAATGGGAACCTCCAGTACGACTTGCATTTCTGGTTAG gAGATGAAAGCTCTCAAGATGAACGTGGGGCAGCTGCCATATTCACTGTCCAGATGGATGACTACCTTCAAGGGAAGGCTGTCCAGCATCGGGAAGTGCAAGGCCATGAGTCCTCAACTTTCCTGGGGTACTTCAAATCTGGCATCAAGTACAAG gCTGGTGGCGTGGCTTCTGGCTTCAGGCACGTGGTTCCCAATGAAGTAACTGTCCAGAGGCTTCTTCAAGTCAAAGGCAAGCGAACAGTCCGAGCAACTGAGGTCCCTGTGACCTGGGAGAGCTTCAACACTGGGGATTGTTTCATCCTTGACCTTGGTAGT gaCATCTATCAGTGGTGTGGCTCCAACAGCAACCGCCATGAACGGCTGAAGGCCACTGTGCTGGCCAAGGGAATTCGGGACAACGAGCGGAGCGGCCGGGCCAAAGTCTATGTTGTAGAGGATGGATCAGAGCGGGAGGAAATGCTTCAG GTTCTGGGACCAAAGCCCAGTTTGCCACTGGGAGTTTCTGATGAAACCAAAACTGATACAGCCAATAGAAAGCTGGCTAAGCTCTATAAG GTCTCCAATGGAGCAGGGAACATGGCAGTCTCTCTGGTGGCGGATGAGAACCCCTTCTCTCAGGCAGCCCTGAATACAGATGACTGCTTCATTCTGGACCATGGCACAGATGGAAAGATCTTTGTTTGGAAAG GAAAGGGTGCCAAttctgaagagaagaaagcagccCTGAAAACTGCTTCAGAATTCATTGAAAAGATGGGTTATCCCAAACATACTCAG GTCCAAGTCCTCCCTGAGAGTGGTGAGACACCTTTGTTTAAGCAATTTTTCAAGAACTGGCGGGACAAGGACCAGACAGAAGGACTGGGGCAGGCTTACATTTCTGGTCACGTTGCCAAGATCGAGAAGGTACCTTTTGATGCTGCCACTCTGCACACCTCCAAGGCCatggcagcccagcatgggaTGGAAGATGATGGCTCTGGCAGGAAACAG ATCTGGAGAATAGAAGGCTCAGAGAAAGTGCCAGTGGATCCGTCAAAGTATGGCCAGTTCTACGGTGGGGATAGCTATATTATCTTGTACAACTACCAGCATGCTGGAAAACAGGGACAGATTATCTACACTTG GCAGGGTGCTGATTCCACCCAAGATGAAATTACAACTGCTGCATTCCTCACAGTACAGTTGGATGAGGAGCTGGGAGGCAGCCCTGTACAg aaACGAGTAGTGCAAGGAAAAGAGCCACCTCATCTGATGAGCATGTTTGGTGGAAAGCCCCTGATTGTTTATAAGGGTGGCACCTCTAGGGAAGGAGGCCAGACAGCACCTGCACAAACACGGCTGTTCCAGGTCCGATCCAGCACCTCAGGAGCTACCAGAGCAGTAGAG ctggATCCTACTGCCAGTGAGCTAAACTCCAATGATGCCTTTGTCCTGAAGACTCCCTCTACTGCTTACCTTTGGGTTGGCCAAGGTGCCAGCAATGCTGAAAAATCAGGAGCACAAGAGCTGCTGAAGATTCTTGGAGCTCGCCCAGTACAGATTTCTGAGGGCAGAGAGCCAG ataATTTCTGGGCTGCTTTGGGTGGCAAAACTGCCTACCGTACCTCTCCCAGGCTGAAGGACAAGAAGATGGATGCTCACCCCCCTCGTCTTTTTGCATGCTCCAACAAAAGTGGGCGCTTCCTT ATTGAAGAAGTTCCTGGGGATCTGATTCAGGATGACCTTGCTACAGATGATGTTATGATCCTTGACACGTGGGACCAG GTCTTTGTATGGATTGGAAAGGATgcacaggaagaggaaaagactgAGGCCTTGAAATCTG CTAAACGATACATTGAGACTGATCCTGCCAGCCGAGACAAGAGAACTCCAGTCACACTTATTAAGCAAGGGTTTGAGCCTCCCACCTTCTCTGGCTGGTTCCTGGGCTGGGATGATGACTACTGGTCTGTTGATCCTCTACAGAGAGCAATGGCAGATGTGGATGTCTAA
- the GSN gene encoding gelsolin isoform X3 gives MVEHAEFLKAGKEPGLQIWRIEKFDLVPVPKNLYGDFFTGDSYLVLNTIKQRNGNLQYDLHFWLGDESSQDERGAAAIFTVQMDDYLQGKAVQHREVQGHESSTFLGYFKSGIKYKAGGVASGFRHVVPNEVTVQRLLQVKGKRTVRATEVPVTWESFNTGDCFILDLGSDIYQWCGSNSNRHERLKATVLAKGIRDNERSGRAKVYVVEDGSEREEMLQVLGPKPSLPLGVSDETKTDTANRKLAKLYKVSNGAGNMAVSLVADENPFSQAALNTDDCFILDHGTDGKIFVWKGKGANSEEKKAALKTASEFIEKMGYPKHTQVQVLPESGETPLFKQFFKNWRDKDQTEGLGQAYISGHVAKIEKVPFDAATLHTSKAMAAQHGMEDDGSGRKQIWRIEGSEKVPVDPSKYGQFYGGDSYIILYNYQHAGKQGQIIYTWQGADSTQDEITTAAFLTVQLDEELGGSPVQKRVVQGKEPPHLMSMFGGKPLIVYKGGTSREGGQTAPAQTRLFQVRSSTSGATRAVELDPTASELNSNDAFVLKTPSTAYLWVGQGASNAEKSGAQELLKILGARPVQISEGREPDNFWAALGGKTAYRTSPRLKDKKMDAHPPRLFACSNKSGRFLIEEVPGDLIQDDLATDDVMILDTWDQVFVWIGKDAQEEEKTEALKSAKRYIETDPASRDKRTPVTLIKQGFEPPTFSGWFLGWDDDYWSVDPLQRAMADVDV, from the exons ATGGTGGAGCACGCTGAGTTTTTGAAGGCTGGGAAGGAACCTGGCCTTCAGATCTGGAGGATTGAGAAATTTGATTTGGTACCGGTGCCAAAAAATCTGTATGGAGACTTCTTCACAGGAGATTCCTATCTTGTGCTGAACACCATCAAACAGCGAAATGGGAACCTCCAGTACGACTTGCATTTCTGGTTAG gAGATGAAAGCTCTCAAGATGAACGTGGGGCAGCTGCCATATTCACTGTCCAGATGGATGACTACCTTCAAGGGAAGGCTGTCCAGCATCGGGAAGTGCAAGGCCATGAGTCCTCAACTTTCCTGGGGTACTTCAAATCTGGCATCAAGTACAAG gCTGGTGGCGTGGCTTCTGGCTTCAGGCACGTGGTTCCCAATGAAGTAACTGTCCAGAGGCTTCTTCAAGTCAAAGGCAAGCGAACAGTCCGAGCAACTGAGGTCCCTGTGACCTGGGAGAGCTTCAACACTGGGGATTGTTTCATCCTTGACCTTGGTAGT gaCATCTATCAGTGGTGTGGCTCCAACAGCAACCGCCATGAACGGCTGAAGGCCACTGTGCTGGCCAAGGGAATTCGGGACAACGAGCGGAGCGGCCGGGCCAAAGTCTATGTTGTAGAGGATGGATCAGAGCGGGAGGAAATGCTTCAG GTTCTGGGACCAAAGCCCAGTTTGCCACTGGGAGTTTCTGATGAAACCAAAACTGATACAGCCAATAGAAAGCTGGCTAAGCTCTATAAG GTCTCCAATGGAGCAGGGAACATGGCAGTCTCTCTGGTGGCGGATGAGAACCCCTTCTCTCAGGCAGCCCTGAATACAGATGACTGCTTCATTCTGGACCATGGCACAGATGGAAAGATCTTTGTTTGGAAAG GAAAGGGTGCCAAttctgaagagaagaaagcagccCTGAAAACTGCTTCAGAATTCATTGAAAAGATGGGTTATCCCAAACATACTCAG GTCCAAGTCCTCCCTGAGAGTGGTGAGACACCTTTGTTTAAGCAATTTTTCAAGAACTGGCGGGACAAGGACCAGACAGAAGGACTGGGGCAGGCTTACATTTCTGGTCACGTTGCCAAGATCGAGAAGGTACCTTTTGATGCTGCCACTCTGCACACCTCCAAGGCCatggcagcccagcatgggaTGGAAGATGATGGCTCTGGCAGGAAACAG ATCTGGAGAATAGAAGGCTCAGAGAAAGTGCCAGTGGATCCGTCAAAGTATGGCCAGTTCTACGGTGGGGATAGCTATATTATCTTGTACAACTACCAGCATGCTGGAAAACAGGGACAGATTATCTACACTTG GCAGGGTGCTGATTCCACCCAAGATGAAATTACAACTGCTGCATTCCTCACAGTACAGTTGGATGAGGAGCTGGGAGGCAGCCCTGTACAg aaACGAGTAGTGCAAGGAAAAGAGCCACCTCATCTGATGAGCATGTTTGGTGGAAAGCCCCTGATTGTTTATAAGGGTGGCACCTCTAGGGAAGGAGGCCAGACAGCACCTGCACAAACACGGCTGTTCCAGGTCCGATCCAGCACCTCAGGAGCTACCAGAGCAGTAGAG ctggATCCTACTGCCAGTGAGCTAAACTCCAATGATGCCTTTGTCCTGAAGACTCCCTCTACTGCTTACCTTTGGGTTGGCCAAGGTGCCAGCAATGCTGAAAAATCAGGAGCACAAGAGCTGCTGAAGATTCTTGGAGCTCGCCCAGTACAGATTTCTGAGGGCAGAGAGCCAG ataATTTCTGGGCTGCTTTGGGTGGCAAAACTGCCTACCGTACCTCTCCCAGGCTGAAGGACAAGAAGATGGATGCTCACCCCCCTCGTCTTTTTGCATGCTCCAACAAAAGTGGGCGCTTCCTT ATTGAAGAAGTTCCTGGGGATCTGATTCAGGATGACCTTGCTACAGATGATGTTATGATCCTTGACACGTGGGACCAG GTCTTTGTATGGATTGGAAAGGATgcacaggaagaggaaaagactgAGGCCTTGAAATCTG CTAAACGATACATTGAGACTGATCCTGCCAGCCGAGACAAGAGAACTCCAGTCACACTTATTAAGCAAGGGTTTGAGCCTCCCACCTTCTCTGGCTGGTTCCTGGGCTGGGATGATGACTACTGGTCTGTTGATCCTCTACAGAGAGCAATGGCAGATGTGGATGTCTAA